TGCCCTCTTCGCAGGCGGTGCCACCGCCCTGACAACTTCCATCGCCAAGTTGACGCCCAGGAGGTGTGATCGTGCGACTATACCGCGTGGCTGCCACGCTGCTTCTGACCCTAGCCCTGACCTCCCCGGCGGCGGCCGCTCCCCGGGTGCAGGTCCCCCAGACCACCCATGATTTCGGCGAGGTCTTTGAGGACAAGGAACTGACGCACACCTTTGTCCTCAAAAACACCGGCGATCAGGACCTGGTGATCCGGGACCTGGACTCCGACTGCGCCTGCACCACCACCGAATCGGACCGGCGCATCCCCCCCGGCGGGGAGGGGAAAATCCGGCTCACCATCGCCCCCTATTCGGTGCTGCGCCAGTTCAAGAAGCAGACCAAGGTGTTCCTCAACGACCCGGCCACCCCCACGGTCACCTTGAGCCTGGTGGGCTATGCCAAGCCCTTCATCGAAATCCAGCCCAGCCACGTGGTGCGCCTGCGGGGTAAGGCCGGGGAGGCAGTGGCGGCCCAGGTGCGCTTCATTTCCCACCTGCCCATCCCCTTTGAAATTACCGGCTTTACCACCGACATTCCCCAGCTCATCCAGGTGAACCTCAAGCCGGCGGAACCCGGCAAGGTGTGGGTGGTGGAGGTGAAAAACCAGAGCGCCTCTCCGGGCAATTACCAGGGCACCATCACCCTGAACACCAACGCCGCCCGGCGGCCCCGCCTGATCATGCGGGTCTTCGGCGAGCTCACGCCTTAGGGGTGGTGTGCTGGGAGAGGGGGCCAGGGGTCGCGGACCCCTGCCCCCTCTTCCAAGCCCTCTCCCCCCACCCCTTATAGGGGCCTGGGAGGGGAGCTGGAGGGGAGAGGCGGGAGCCACCGCTCCTCCAGCCCTCCCCTCAACACTAAAGGCAAGGCGCCTTCACCTTCTATCCCGCCATTTTCTCCTGCCGCCCAGCGCCACCCCTCATTCATCTGGCTGTGGGACATTCCAGGAGTGAGAGGCCAGAAATTCCCGCAAAGTCCCTCCCCCTGGCATGCCGGCCTCATGGGAGAGGGGACCAGGGGTCAAGGACCCCTGCCCCCTCTCCCAGACCCTCTCCCCCCACCCCTTATAGGGGGCTGGGAGGGGAGCTGGAGGGGAGGGTGGGGGAGCCGCCGCTCCCCCAGCCCTCCCCTCAACGGTTAGGCCCTTCCTTATCCCCTTAAAATCCGAGGAGCAGTTGGCGCAGAAAGATGTAGGGGGGCATGAGGAGGAGGCTCATGAGCCCCGTGTAGAAGAGCACCAGGATGAGGATAAATCCGAAGGGCTCCAGCTGCTCATAGAGGCGGGCCAGCCGGTAGGGCAATACGGCGGAGACGATGTGGGAGCCGTCCAGGGGCGGGATGGGCACCAGGTTGAAGAGGGCCAGGAAGAGATTGATGCTCACTCCGTAGTAGGCCAACTTCGCCAGGCCCAGGTTGCTCCCGCCCAGATGCAGCAGGCCGGCAAAGAGCACCGCCAGGGCCAGGTTGCTCACAGGGCCGGCGGCGCTCACCGCCAGCTCCCCGGCCCGGATATTGCGGAAATTCATGGGATTCACCGGCACCGGCTTGGCCCAGCCGAAGATCACCCCGGAGCCGCTGATAAGCAGCAGTCCGGGCACCAGGATGGTGCCGAAGAGGTCGATGTGCGGCAGCGGATTGAGGGTCAGGCGGCCGGCAAAGCGGGCGGTGGGGTCCCCGAAGCGCCAGGCCACATAGCCGTGGGCCACTTCGTGGATGATGACGGCAAAAAGCAGCATCACCACCCGAAGGGCCAGGTCGATGATCTGGGGGAGATGGATGGTCATGCGCCTCCCACCAACCCCTCACACCGAGGCCAACAGGGCCTCCCCGGCCTCCCGCAGGCGCTGCAGGCCCTGGGGGGTGGGGGATTCCAGGTAAAAACGCACCACCGGCTCGGTGCCGGAAGGCCGGAAGCACACCCAGCCGCCGTCTTCCAGGAGGTATTTGTGGCCGTCCAGGGTGACGTGGCCCACCACCTTGAGGCCGGCAAAGCTCTCCGGCGGCGTAGTGAGGCGGGTGAGCAGGCGCTCTTTCACCTCCGGGGTGAGGCGGTAGTTGAGGCGCTGGGTGAAGACCGGCCCCACCTTGGTGAAGAGGTCCTGGAGCAAGGCCGGCAGGTCCTTCCCCCGCCTTGCCACCATCTCCGCCACCAGCACGCAGGCCAGGATGCCATCCTTCTCCGGCAGGTGCCGGGCCATGGAGAAGCCCTCGCTCTCCTCCCCCACCATGATGGCCTGGCCGCTTACGATGTATTCCCCCAAGTATTTGAAGCCCACCTTGGTCTCAAAGACCGGCCGGCCGTGCCAGGCCGCCACCCGGTCGATGAGATGGGTGGTGGCCACCGAGCGGGCCACGCCCCCCTCCCAGCCCCGGGTCTCGATGAGGTAATCCAAAAGCAGCGCCAGGATCTGGTTGGCTTCGTGATACTGCCCCTCGGAGTCCATCACCCCGAAGCGGTCGGCATCGGCATCCACCGCCAGCCCCAGGTGGGCTCCGGAGGCCTTGACCAGCCGGGAAAGCTCGTTCAAA
Above is a genomic segment from Desulfobaccales bacterium containing:
- a CDS encoding DUF1573 domain-containing protein, whose amino-acid sequence is MRLYRVAATLLLTLALTSPAAAAPRVQVPQTTHDFGEVFEDKELTHTFVLKNTGDQDLVIRDLDSDCACTTTESDRRIPPGGEGKIRLTIAPYSVLRQFKKQTKVFLNDPATPTVTLSLVGYAKPFIEIQPSHVVRLRGKAGEAVAAQVRFISHLPIPFEITGFTTDIPQLIQVNLKPAEPGKVWVVEVKNQSASPGNYQGTITLNTNAARRPRLIMRVFGELTP
- a CDS encoding site-2 protease family protein; protein product: MTIHLPQIIDLALRVVMLLFAVIIHEVAHGYVAWRFGDPTARFAGRLTLNPLPHIDLFGTILVPGLLLISGSGVIFGWAKPVPVNPMNFRNIRAGELAVSAAGPVSNLALAVLFAGLLHLGGSNLGLAKLAYYGVSINLFLALFNLVPIPPLDGSHIVSAVLPYRLARLYEQLEPFGFILILVLFYTGLMSLLLMPPYIFLRQLLLGF
- a CDS encoding phosphoglucomutase/phosphomannomutase family protein — encoded protein: MTEIKFGTSGWRGILAEDFTFANARRVCQGIAAYLKESGQAAKGVVIGYDTRFRSEDFAAAAAEVMAGNGIPALLSTRDIPTPVVGFTIVHRQLAGGINVTASHNPPEYNGIKFSPEHGGPAPTAVTDAIEKLIAGIREEDVQRLPLEEAKTRGLVQEVDPKPEYFAHLRTLVDTTALARAKLRVAVDVLWGTGNGYLDAFLKEAGVRVELLHGFRDPLFGGHRPEPSGEFLNELSRLVKASGAHLGLAVDADADRFGVMDSEGQYHEANQILALLLDYLIETRGWEGGVARSVATTHLIDRVAAWHGRPVFETKVGFKYLGEYIVSGQAIMVGEESEGFSMARHLPEKDGILACVLVAEMVARRGKDLPALLQDLFTKVGPVFTQRLNYRLTPEVKERLLTRLTTPPESFAGLKVVGHVTLDGHKYLLEDGGWVCFRPSGTEPVVRFYLESPTPQGLQRLREAGEALLASV